GGCATCGTCACCGACGTGGTGCGTGACAGGGTAAAACGGTCGGGGCACGCTATCCACTCCCACAAATTCGAATTTGAGTCTACGGGAGGCATATACGACCGCCGACGGACCGTGGACGTACACATGGAGATCGACGAGTTCACGCGAGCCAACGCGCCCGCGGAGGGCGGCGACGGCTTCCAACTGGAGAACAAGCGCCTGCTGGACGTCCCGGTCGACGGCACGGTGATGGTCAGGGCCGGCTCGATGATCGGCTACACCGGCGAGATGACGTTCACGGGGAAGTCCTCGGCGGAAGGGGGACTGACCGGCTTCGTCAAGGAGGCGGTGTCGAGCGAAGGCACGCCGATCATGGAGGCAGAGGGGAGGGGCCACCTCTACGTCGCCGACCGGGGCAAGAAGGTACAGGTGCTCGAACTCGGCGACGGGGAGGCCATCTCGGTCAACGGCAGCGACGTCCTCGCGTTCGAGTCGACGGTCGACTACGAAATCACCACCATCGGCGGCATCTCCGAGGCCGCGGCCGGCGGGCTGACGAACGTCCACCTCGGCGGCCCCGGACAGGTGGCAATCACGACACACGGCGACCCGCTGGTGCTGTCGCCGCCCGTCGTCACCGACCCCGACGCGACGGTGGCGTGGAGCACCGATCTATCGCCCTCCGTGGGGACGAACAAGGCCATCGAAATCGGCCAGACCTCCGGCGAGTCGATCCAGATGGAGTTCACCGGGTCGGAGGGGTTCGTCGTCATCCAGCCCTACGAGGAAGCACAGCAGGTGTAGGTCGACGCGCCCAGCGCCCGGTTATAAATAACTGAAATATCTATCCAGCTACATGTCTCCCGAGCGCTGGTCGTCGGGGCCGGGATTCCTGCTGTCGGCCGTCGGCGCGGCGGTCGGTCTCGGCAACATCTGGCGGTTCTCCGCCGTCCTCGGCGCGAACGGGGGCGGCGCGTATCTCGTCCCCTACCTCGTCGCGGCGTTCGGCCTCGCCGTCCCGATGCTCGTCCTCGAGTTGGCGGTGGGACGGACGCTCCGTTCGGACGTGGTCTCCGCGTTCCGGAGCGTCGACGCCGACTACACGGCGCTCGGCTGGCTGGTCGTGGGCGGCGTGTTGCTCGTCCTGAGCTACTACCTCGTCCTCACCGGCTGGGTGTTCGGCTTCCTGCTCTCGTGGCTCGGGGGCACGGGGACGACGTTCGCGACCTTCACCGCGGGGTGGCTCCCGGTGGGCTATTTCGTCGTCGCCACCGTCCTGACGGGCGTCGTCGTCGCCCGCGGGGTGCGGGGTGGGATCGAGCGACTGTCGAACGTCGTGATGCCGACCGTCTTCGCGCTTCTCCTCTCGCTCGCCGTCTACGCCGTCACCCTCCCGGGCTGGGAGCGGGCGCTCGATTTCCTCGTTACCCCCGACCTCACGGTCCTCGCCGACCCGGGCCTCTGGAGCGCAGCGGTCGGGCAGGTGTTTTTTTCGCTGTCGGTCGGGCAGGGCATCATGCTGACCTACGGGAGCTACGTCGACGAGGGGGCCGACCTCCTCCGGTCGTCGCTGCTGATCACCGTCGCCGACATCGCGGCGGCCCTGCTCGCCGGCTTCGTCATCTTCCCCATCGTGTTCAGCTTCGGTCTCGCGCCGACGCTCGGCACCGAACTCGCCTTCACGACGCTCCCGGCCGCGTTCGCGCCGATGGGGATCGGCCGCGTCGTCGCCGTCGCCTTCTTCGGCCTCCTCTTTTTCGCCGCGCTCAGTTCCTCGGTCGCCCTCCTCGAAGTCGGCGTCGCGGCCGCGACGAACACGACGCGTCTCGGCCGCGGGCGGGCGACGCTCCTCCTGACCGCCGGCGTCTTCCTGGCCGGCCTCCCCTCCGCCCTGAGCTACAGTCCCCTCGAACTCGCCGTCGCCGGCACGCCGGTGCTCGACCTCGTCGACGAGTCGGTGGGGACGTACGCGCTCCCGGTGTCCGCCGTCCTGATCGCGCTCGTGTTCGTCCACGGTGCCGACTTCGACCCCGTGCGCGACGAGTTGGGTCGCCTCCTCCCGCTCGTCCGCTACGTCATCCCGCCGGCCCTCGTGGCCGTCACGGGGGCTAAGGCGGCCGGCGTCGCGCGGCCGGCGTGGCGCCTGTTGGTCGACGGCGCGCGCGACGAGCCGCTGGCGCTCGTCGCCACCACCGTCGCGCTGGCGGCGCTCGGTGCGGTCGGGTGGTTGCTCCGGGCGCGGCTGTCCTATCCGCGCCGACGGGGACGCGGCTGAACGGGCGACGGCGACGGGCGCCGCGGCACAAACTTCATTCACGGGGCGCGTCGCTACGTGGTATGGTCTCCCGCAGAACGACGCTCCGATCCGCCGGCCTCCTCCTCGGCGGCACCGGCGCCGGCTGTCTCGGCGGCGGCCCCGACGCCGACCGTGTCCGCTGGCGAAAGGGAATTTCCGGTGGCCTAGCCCTCGACGGCGACGACCTGTTCGTCCTCGACTACCTGACGCTCCACGCGCTGTCGTCGGCCGACGGGGAGCGGCGGTGGGCAATCGAGTACGACGACGACGACTTCGAGCGGCGCCTCTGTCTGCGCTCCGACATCGTCGCCGACGACCGATACGTCTACCTCCCCGGCTGTGACGGGTTACGGGCGCTCCGACGGTCGGACGGCGAACGGGCGTGGTTCGTCGGCTCGGCGCTTCGGACGGGCATCGGCCACGCCGGCGGGCGGGTGTACGCGAACGCCGACGACCTCCTCGCCATCGACGCGGAGACGGGAGCGGTCGACTGGCGCGTCGCGGTCGGCGGCGACCGGCTCGCGTCGCCGGCGGCGACCGAGGACGGCGTCGTCTTCGTCAACCGTGTCGACGGCGTCGTCGCCGCATTCGACGCCGACGGCGAGCACCGGTGGACCCACCGGACGGACGTGGAGACGCGGTCGCCGACGATCCGGGACGGAACCGTCTACGTCGCCACGTCGCCCGACCCCGGGCGTGCCGGACGGCTACTGGCGCTCGACCTCGCGGACGGCGCCGTCCGGTGGGCGGTCGATACGCCGTCGCCGAAACGCGGGACGCGACCCGTCGTCGACGGCGACGCGGTGTATCTCGGCTGTACCGGCCGCGACAGCGGACGCCTCGTCTCGCGTTCGCGGACCGACGGCGCCGAGCGGTGGACCTTCGCGGACGACAACAGCACCGTCTACGAACCCGCGGTGGCCGGCGACCGCGTGTACGCCGGATCGAACGACGACACGCTGTACGCCCTCTCCCGAGACGGCGACCTGCTGTGGCGGGTCGAGATGGACAGCACCGTCGGCTCGGTCGCCGTCGACGCCGACCGCGTCTACGCGTCGAGCAACGAGCGACTGGTCGGCGTCGAGCGGGACTGATCCCGTCAGTCGCGACCTTCGACGGCCGCGAGCACGCGTTCGAAGCGCTCGCGGACGTCGCTGGCAATCGCGTCGAGTGCCGGATTCGACGCCACGTCGAGGAGGCGCTCCGGGTCGACGGCGCTCACGGCGACGTCGCCCTCGTCGGTTTCGTAGACGATCACGTTACACGGGAGAAGCGCCCCGAGCGTCGGTTCCTCGCTCAGCCCCTCGTGCGCCAGTTCGGGGTTGCAAGCACCGAGAATTCGGTAGCGTCGGAACTGCTCGCCGAGCTTCTCTTCGAACGTCGCCCGCACGTCGATGTCACAGAGGACGCCGAACCCCTCGGCTTCCAGCGCCACGATAGTCGAATCGACGGTGTCGGCGAAACTGTCGTCCGAGTGGACGTCCATAGTATAGGGCATACACTACAATATTGTCGGTGGGAGGGAAAGATGTTGCGTAAGTCGGATACGCCACCAAACGCCACGACCGGCGAAGTTGGCCGAGAGCGGTGACGGCGGACGTGACGACGTGAGCGGTTCCCGCGTCCTCACGCCACGTCGACGCTACTCCAGCCGTTCGGCGTACGCGAAGTCGGCCTCGGTGGCGTCGTGACACTCGCCGTCGAGCCTGATCCGCCACCCGTGCAACGCCGTCGGATCGTCTCGCTTCCGGGGGCTGCCGACACTGACCTCGAATTGGAGAATACGGTTCTACAGATCGCTAGTGACCTCGAGGAAGTTAGCGAAGATGCTATTGCAGTCACGCCGGAGAGCGCGTTCGTCGAACGGATAGTCGA
This window of the Haloplanus rubicundus genome carries:
- a CDS encoding sodium-dependent transporter, which encodes MSPERWSSGPGFLLSAVGAAVGLGNIWRFSAVLGANGGGAYLVPYLVAAFGLAVPMLVLELAVGRTLRSDVVSAFRSVDADYTALGWLVVGGVLLVLSYYLVLTGWVFGFLLSWLGGTGTTFATFTAGWLPVGYFVVATVLTGVVVARGVRGGIERLSNVVMPTVFALLLSLAVYAVTLPGWERALDFLVTPDLTVLADPGLWSAAVGQVFFSLSVGQGIMLTYGSYVDEGADLLRSSLLITVADIAAALLAGFVIFPIVFSFGLAPTLGTELAFTTLPAAFAPMGIGRVVAVAFFGLLFFAALSSSVALLEVGVAAATNTTRLGRGRATLLLTAGVFLAGLPSALSYSPLELAVAGTPVLDLVDESVGTYALPVSAVLIALVFVHGADFDPVRDELGRLLPLVRYVIPPALVAVTGAKAAGVARPAWRLLVDGARDEPLALVATTVALAALGAVGWLLRARLSYPRRRGRG
- a CDS encoding outer membrane protein assembly factor BamB family protein → MVSRRTTLRSAGLLLGGTGAGCLGGGPDADRVRWRKGISGGLALDGDDLFVLDYLTLHALSSADGERRWAIEYDDDDFERRLCLRSDIVADDRYVYLPGCDGLRALRRSDGERAWFVGSALRTGIGHAGGRVYANADDLLAIDAETGAVDWRVAVGGDRLASPAATEDGVVFVNRVDGVVAAFDADGEHRWTHRTDVETRSPTIRDGTVYVATSPDPGRAGRLLALDLADGAVRWAVDTPSPKRGTRPVVDGDAVYLGCTGRDSGRLVSRSRTDGAERWTFADDNSTVYEPAVAGDRVYAGSNDDTLYALSRDGDLLWRVEMDSTVGSVAVDADRVYASSNERLVGVERD
- a CDS encoding DUF302 domain-containing protein produces the protein MPYTMDVHSDDSFADTVDSTIVALEAEGFGVLCDIDVRATFEEKLGEQFRRYRILGACNPELAHEGLSEEPTLGALLPCNVIVYETDEGDVAVSAVDPERLLDVASNPALDAIASDVRERFERVLAAVEGRD
- a CDS encoding AIM24 family protein, whose amino-acid sequence is MEIDEFTRANAPAEGGDGFQLENKRLLDVPVDGTVMVRAGSMIGYTGEMTFTGKSSAEGGLTGFVKEAVSSEGTPIMEAEGRGHLYVADRGKKVQVLELGDGEAISVNGSDVLAFESTVDYEITTIGGISEAAAGGLTNVHLGGPGQVAITTHGDPLVLSPPVVTDPDATVAWSTDLSPSVGTNKAIEIGQTSGESIQMEFTGSEGFVVIQPYEEAQQV